In one Neobacillus sp. WH10 genomic region, the following are encoded:
- a CDS encoding YhcN/YlaJ family sporulation lipoprotein yields MKKLLIIAGLCTIIALSGCTKDTAKNDIYEESGNTINVNNKRHELYNEGASKGVRNVSNDYGYVRHQKSPLMNDKTANNHYTALDREQLANIISKYSTNIPNVNDVATLVTDQEVLIAYDTNSKDRNLTADQVKKTAMSVVPRYYHVYVTDNKVLMRDVENLANTDSTGKNARNLVNGLITQMKKSPQGQPISSSEDANGLTPDDKTNR; encoded by the coding sequence TTGAAAAAATTGCTCATAATTGCTGGATTATGTACGATCATTGCGTTATCCGGATGTACAAAGGATACTGCAAAAAACGATATTTATGAAGAAAGCGGCAATACCATTAACGTCAATAATAAAAGACATGAGCTTTACAATGAAGGAGCAAGTAAGGGAGTTCGTAACGTAAGCAATGATTATGGCTATGTCCGCCACCAAAAGAGTCCGCTGATGAATGATAAAACAGCGAATAACCATTACACAGCACTTGACCGTGAGCAGCTCGCTAACATAATAAGCAAATACAGTACAAATATTCCTAATGTCAATGACGTGGCAACACTTGTCACAGACCAAGAAGTGTTAATTGCCTATGATACCAATTCAAAAGACCGCAATCTAACCGCCGACCAAGTAAAAAAGACCGCGATGTCGGTTGTGCCAAGATATTATCACGTCTATGTCACAGATAATAAAGTGTTAATGCGCGATGTTGAAAACCTGGCTAACACCGATTCAACAGGCAAGAATGCCCGTAATTTGGTCAATGGACTCATTACGCAGATGAAAAAATCTCCACAAGGCCAGCCAATTAGTTCAAGTGAAGATGCAAATGGCCTGACACCGGATGATAAAACAAATCGTTAA
- a CDS encoding YuzD family protein, with product MNTNEVEIVLYGAQTLCPSCVNLPSSKETFEWLEAAIARKFPDQPVKMTYVDIYQPSGEDEKLIFAKRVIEEDMFYPVVVINEKIVGEGNPRLKTIFTELEKYGYKAI from the coding sequence ATGAATACGAATGAAGTGGAAATTGTTCTTTATGGTGCACAAACCTTATGTCCAAGCTGTGTGAATTTACCTTCCTCTAAAGAAACTTTTGAATGGCTGGAAGCGGCTATTGCTAGAAAGTTTCCAGACCAGCCCGTTAAAATGACTTACGTTGATATTTACCAGCCCTCTGGGGAAGATGAAAAACTAATATTCGCCAAAAGAGTAATTGAAGAGGACATGTTTTATCCGGTTGTCGTCATTAATGAAAAGATCGTTGGCGAAGGGAACCCGCGTTTAAAGACCATTTTTACAGAACTTGAGAAATATGGATATAAAGCTATTTAA
- a CDS encoding DUF3055 domain-containing protein, with translation MTERFFLYDDTEDTKTRFVSFVGENQRFDLAIVQTNRHYGKQLVLDMQGNRFAIIGQDDLQEEGYLEFAFQLNEEDAEELRSFLAEIV, from the coding sequence ATGACAGAACGCTTTTTCTTATACGATGATACAGAGGATACAAAAACAAGATTTGTTAGTTTTGTCGGCGAAAACCAGCGCTTTGATTTAGCTATTGTTCAAACCAACCGCCATTATGGAAAGCAATTGGTTCTGGATATGCAGGGAAATCGCTTTGCCATCATTGGTCAAGACGATTTGCAGGAAGAAGGCTATTTAGAATTTGCTTTTCAATTAAATGAAGAAGACGCTGAAGAACTGCGATCATTTTTAGCTGAAATCGTCTGA
- a CDS encoding YutD family protein: MIVINNTVYEILQEYRDGYNEEAFKARYSDILSRYDYIVGDWGYGQLRLKGFFDDQNQKATFDTKISTLSEYFYEYCNFGCAYFVLKKVKK; this comes from the coding sequence ATGATTGTTATCAACAATACCGTTTATGAAATTCTGCAGGAATATCGGGATGGGTATAATGAGGAAGCCTTTAAAGCAAGGTACAGCGATATTTTATCAAGATATGATTATATTGTTGGCGATTGGGGCTATGGGCAGCTTCGCCTAAAGGGTTTCTTCGATGATCAAAATCAAAAGGCTACATTTGATACAAAAATAAGCACACTTAGTGAGTATTTTTATGAATACTGCAATTTCGGATGTGCCTATTTTGTTTTAAAAAAGGTGAAAAAATGA
- the erpA gene encoding iron-sulfur cluster insertion protein ErpA — protein sequence MSKEVVILTEAASLHIKDMMKHNEEERAFLRVTVKGGGCSGLSYGMGFDHEVNEDDLQSEQHGIQLLVDKESASILQGTKIDYKESMMGGGFTIDNPNAIASCGCGSSFRTATEAGKPEEC from the coding sequence ATGAGCAAAGAAGTAGTTATTTTAACAGAAGCAGCTTCATTACACATTAAAGATATGATGAAGCATAATGAAGAAGAGCGTGCTTTTTTACGGGTTACCGTAAAAGGCGGCGGCTGCAGCGGCCTATCTTACGGCATGGGCTTTGATCACGAGGTAAACGAGGATGACCTACAGTCCGAGCAGCACGGGATCCAATTGCTAGTTGATAAAGAGAGTGCATCTATTCTTCAAGGTACAAAAATTGATTATAAAGAGTCAATGATGGGCGGCGGATTTACCATTGATAATCCGAACGCCATTGCTTCCTGCGGCTGCGGGTCATCATTCCGAACGGCAACGGAAGCTGGTAAACCGGAGGAATGTTAA
- the yutH gene encoding spore coat putative kinase YutH: MLQKMLENQYGITVKEYVKLDAYDALRGNGWLYIISNPSGKEEADITELEKIAEHLRNYGDQNVPIFLPSKEGQLITTWEQNKYCVLANRQIEEQRNIKLGRKLAKFHERGRMVPFQIERSSRTGQWKSLWEKRLEQMEKVWNGILFQTPEDEFERMFIDSFPYYLGLTENAIQYLVDTELDDEALETDSGTVCHERFNNKTWGPHSHYMIKNPFDWVFDHRSRDLAEWTRERYFRNIQTYDVELRQFFSEYQSIAPLSSFSWRLLYSRLIFPLHYFDCIESYYITRSEQDKKVLEDRLRKILRQSSEYERFLAGFFQMSGAPINRMNLPQLEWLFQ; the protein is encoded by the coding sequence ATGCTTCAGAAAATGCTTGAAAACCAATATGGAATCACAGTGAAGGAGTATGTAAAATTAGATGCCTATGATGCGCTGAGAGGAAATGGCTGGCTTTATATAATTTCTAATCCGTCTGGCAAGGAAGAAGCAGATATTACCGAACTTGAAAAAATTGCCGAACATTTAAGGAATTATGGGGATCAAAATGTTCCCATCTTTTTACCGTCGAAGGAAGGTCAATTAATTACCACGTGGGAACAAAATAAATATTGTGTGTTAGCCAATCGGCAGATTGAAGAGCAGCGAAATATAAAATTAGGCCGGAAGCTGGCAAAATTCCATGAGCGTGGCCGCATGGTCCCTTTTCAAATAGAACGATCAAGCAGGACTGGGCAATGGAAGTCCTTGTGGGAAAAACGACTTGAACAGATGGAAAAGGTTTGGAATGGTATTCTCTTTCAAACTCCTGAAGACGAGTTTGAACGAATGTTTATCGATTCTTTTCCTTATTATCTTGGATTAACGGAGAATGCGATTCAATATTTAGTCGATACCGAACTTGATGATGAAGCATTAGAAACAGATAGCGGAACGGTTTGTCATGAACGTTTTAACAATAAAACATGGGGACCTCATAGCCATTACATGATTAAAAATCCGTTTGACTGGGTGTTTGACCATAGAAGCCGCGATCTGGCTGAGTGGACAAGGGAGAGGTATTTTCGTAATATCCAGACTTATGATGTAGAATTAAGGCAGTTTTTTAGTGAATACCAAAGCATTGCTCCATTGTCTTCCTTTTCCTGGCGTTTACTATATTCACGGTTAATCTTTCCACTGCACTATTTTGATTGTATTGAGAGTTATTATATAACGCGCTCTGAACAGGACAAGAAGGTGTTAGAAGACAGACTTAGGAAAATATTAAGACAATCAAGTGAATATGAACGATTTTTGGCTGGATTCTTTCAAATGTCGGGAGCACCGATTAACCGAATGAACCTTCCACAACTGGAGTGGCTTTTTCAATAA
- a CDS encoding phosphatidylglycerophosphatase A, with amino-acid sequence MADDKKVDITEETARRWMKERGVEVQDIGDLVFFLQEKYHENLKMEDCLANVERVLSKREVQNAIITGIQLDRLAEKGLLEEPLQSIIGTDESLYGVDEVLAFSIVNVYGSIGFTNYGYIDKLKPGILAHLNDKSTGECHTFLDDIVGAIAAAASSRLAHRAARAEKEK; translated from the coding sequence ATGGCAGACGACAAAAAAGTAGATATAACCGAAGAAACTGCACGGAGATGGATGAAGGAACGAGGCGTTGAAGTCCAAGACATAGGCGATTTAGTCTTCTTTTTGCAGGAAAAATATCATGAAAATTTGAAAATGGAAGATTGTTTAGCTAACGTAGAACGAGTCCTTTCAAAACGCGAGGTACAAAATGCCATTATTACAGGAATACAGCTAGACAGGCTTGCTGAAAAAGGACTGCTCGAAGAACCTCTGCAATCGATTATCGGAACAGATGAAAGTCTATATGGTGTCGATGAGGTACTCGCCTTTTCGATTGTGAATGTTTACGGTTCAATTGGGTTTACCAATTATGGATACATTGATAAATTGAAGCCTGGGATTTTAGCACATTTAAATGATAAATCAACAGGTGAATGTCATACATTTTTAGATGATATTGTTGGAGCAATTGCAGCCGCTGCATCAAGCAGATTGGCACACCGGGCAGCAAGAGCAGAAAAGGAAAAATAA
- a CDS encoding NAD(P)/FAD-dependent oxidoreductase, translated as MQENQKVYDITIIGGGPAGLFTAFYGGMRQASVKIIESLPQLGGQLSALYPEKYIYDVAGFPKIRAQELINNLKEQMAKFEPTVALEQSVEKLEKQEDGIFKLTTNKEVHYSKTIIITAGNGAFQPRRLELESAVQYEKKNLHYFIEDLNQFAGQKVVVFGGGDSAVDWAMMLEPIAEKVTIVHRRDKFRAHEHSVENLYNSKVDVKTPYVPAELIGDENGISQVVLETVNGEEKETIDVDAVICNYGFVSSLGPIKEWGLEIEKNSIVVNSKMETNTPGIYAAGDICTYEGKVKLIACGFGEAPTAVNNAKSYIDPKAKVQPLHSSSMFNK; from the coding sequence GTGCAAGAAAATCAAAAAGTTTATGACATTACGATCATCGGTGGCGGTCCTGCCGGTCTATTTACTGCCTTTTACGGAGGAATGAGACAAGCATCAGTGAAAATCATTGAAAGCTTGCCACAGCTAGGCGGTCAATTGTCAGCCCTTTATCCGGAAAAATACATTTACGATGTTGCCGGTTTCCCAAAAATTCGCGCACAAGAATTGATAAATAATTTAAAAGAACAGATGGCTAAATTCGAACCGACTGTTGCTCTTGAGCAATCTGTTGAAAAGTTGGAAAAGCAAGAAGATGGTATTTTTAAATTAACAACAAATAAGGAAGTCCACTATTCCAAAACAATTATTATTACTGCCGGAAATGGTGCTTTCCAACCGCGTCGCTTAGAGCTTGAAAGTGCTGTACAGTATGAAAAGAAAAATCTTCATTATTTCATTGAAGACTTGAATCAATTTGCTGGTCAAAAAGTGGTTGTGTTTGGCGGCGGGGATTCTGCGGTCGACTGGGCAATGATGCTCGAGCCAATTGCAGAAAAAGTAACCATTGTTCATCGCAGAGATAAATTCCGTGCCCATGAACATAGTGTAGAAAACTTGTATAATTCCAAAGTCGATGTAAAGACTCCTTATGTTCCTGCTGAATTAATCGGGGACGAAAACGGAATTTCGCAAGTTGTTCTCGAAACGGTAAATGGTGAAGAAAAAGAAACGATTGATGTGGATGCCGTCATCTGTAATTATGGATTTGTTTCATCACTTGGACCAATTAAAGAATGGGGTCTGGAAATCGAAAAGAACTCCATCGTTGTTAATTCAAAAATGGAAACGAATACACCAGGAATTTATGCAGCGGGCGATATTTGCACATACGAAGGTAAAGTAAAATTAATTGCCTGCGGATTTGGTGAAGCACCGACTGCCGTGAACAACGCTAAGTCCTACATCGATCCAAAAGCAAAAGTACAGCCTTTACACAGTTCTTCGATGTTTAATAAATAA
- a CDS encoding NAD(P)/FAD-dependent oxidoreductase — MKNLVILGGGYGGMKILNELLPNHLPEDVTITLVDRVPYHCLKTEYYALAAGTISDKEVRVAFPEHPCLEVKYGEVTGIDTNDRKIKMKDAEPLAYDDLIIGLGCEDKYHDVQGADLFTYSIQNIEKARHTYSVLNNLGPGSVVGIVGAGLSGVELASELSESREDLNIKLFDRGKHILSAFPERLSKYVENWFVRNNVEIINNSNITKVEENRLYNHDEPIDCDVIVWTAGIQANEIVRNMDGEKDRMGRMIVTPHHHLPTDEHVFIVGDCASSPHAPSAQLAEGQAEQIVEVLKKRWNGEELPATFPPIKLKGILGSLGKKQGFGMMADRAITGRVARLLKSGILWMYKFHNG, encoded by the coding sequence ATGAAAAACCTTGTCATTCTTGGTGGGGGTTATGGAGGAATGAAGATTTTGAACGAACTTCTTCCCAACCATTTACCGGAAGACGTGACGATTACTCTAGTCGACCGTGTTCCATACCACTGCTTAAAAACGGAGTATTACGCATTAGCCGCAGGAACCATTTCTGATAAAGAAGTACGTGTTGCTTTTCCCGAACATCCTTGTTTAGAGGTAAAATATGGGGAAGTAACTGGCATCGATACAAATGATCGAAAAATAAAAATGAAAGATGCTGAACCACTTGCCTATGATGACCTGATTATTGGGCTTGGCTGTGAAGACAAATATCATGATGTACAAGGAGCGGATCTGTTCACTTACAGTATTCAAAACATTGAAAAAGCACGCCACACCTACTCAGTCCTAAATAACCTTGGCCCTGGTTCTGTTGTAGGGATTGTCGGTGCTGGTTTAAGCGGGGTAGAATTAGCTAGCGAATTAAGTGAAAGTCGTGAAGATTTGAACATTAAATTATTTGATCGTGGTAAACATATTCTTTCAGCTTTCCCGGAACGCTTAAGTAAATATGTTGAAAATTGGTTTGTAAGAAATAATGTTGAGATTATCAACAATTCCAATATCACCAAGGTGGAAGAAAATCGGTTATATAATCATGATGAACCTATTGATTGTGATGTAATCGTTTGGACAGCTGGAATTCAAGCCAATGAAATTGTCCGCAATATGGACGGGGAAAAAGACCGCATGGGAAGGATGATCGTAACTCCTCACCATCACCTGCCAACTGATGAACATGTTTTTATTGTCGGGGACTGTGCAAGTTCACCGCATGCCCCTAGTGCACAACTAGCAGAAGGACAAGCGGAACAAATCGTGGAAGTATTAAAGAAGCGCTGGAATGGTGAAGAATTACCTGCTACATTCCCACCAATTAAATTAAAAGGCATTCTTGGCTCTCTTGGAAAAAAACAAGGCTTTGGGATGATGGCAGACCGTGCCATCACCGGACGCGTCGCCCGATTATTAAAATCGGGGATTCTGTGGATGTATAAGTTTCACAATGGATGA
- a CDS encoding NAD(P)/FAD-dependent oxidoreductase: MITLRKPKIVILGAGYGGLLTTVRLQKLIGVNEADIVLVNKNDYHYETTWLHEASAGTLHHDKVRYDISNVIDRSKVDFVQDTVVEINKDDKKVILEKGEVDYDYLVIALGGEPETFGIKGLKEYAFGITNVNSSRQLREHIEYQFATYNMEEEKNDNRLSIVVGGAGFTGIEFLGELTNRIPELCHEYDVDFHKVKITCVEAAPTVLPGFDPELVNYAVSQLERKGVEFLIGTAIKEANSDGIIVGKGDEEPYEIKAETVVWAAGVRGNAIIEKSGFEAMRGRVKVQPDLRVPGFDDVFIIGDSSLVINEEINRPYPPTAQISMQQGELAARNIAALVRNKTELESFTFDNKGTVCSLGEDDAIGVVFGKKITGTKAAFMKKVIDNRALYMIGGAGLVMKKGKLKVF, encoded by the coding sequence GTGATCACTTTGAGAAAGCCTAAAATTGTTATTCTCGGTGCAGGTTATGGCGGACTTCTAACAACAGTTCGCTTGCAAAAGTTAATTGGTGTAAATGAAGCGGATATTGTATTAGTGAATAAAAATGACTACCATTACGAAACAACATGGCTACATGAGGCATCAGCTGGTACACTACATCATGATAAGGTCCGCTATGATATTAGTAATGTAATCGATCGCAGCAAGGTTGATTTTGTTCAAGATACTGTAGTTGAGATTAATAAAGACGATAAGAAAGTTATTTTAGAAAAAGGGGAAGTCGATTATGACTACCTTGTGATCGCTCTTGGCGGTGAACCAGAAACGTTCGGCATTAAAGGGTTAAAAGAATACGCATTTGGTATTACTAATGTTAATTCTTCCCGTCAATTGCGTGAGCATATTGAATACCAATTTGCCACTTATAATATGGAAGAAGAAAAGAACGATAATCGTTTATCCATTGTTGTTGGTGGAGCAGGATTTACCGGTATTGAATTCCTTGGAGAATTAACGAACCGAATTCCGGAATTATGCCATGAGTATGATGTTGATTTCCATAAAGTAAAAATTACTTGTGTCGAAGCAGCTCCAACTGTACTACCTGGTTTTGACCCAGAATTAGTTAACTATGCAGTTTCACAGCTTGAGCGTAAAGGCGTAGAGTTTCTAATTGGTACTGCTATTAAGGAAGCTAATTCTGACGGAATCATTGTCGGAAAAGGCGACGAAGAACCATATGAAATTAAGGCTGAAACGGTTGTTTGGGCAGCTGGTGTTCGTGGTAATGCGATTATTGAAAAGTCCGGATTTGAAGCAATGCGCGGCCGTGTAAAGGTGCAGCCTGACCTTCGTGTTCCTGGATTTGATGATGTCTTCATCATTGGCGACAGTTCATTAGTTATTAATGAAGAAATCAATCGTCCTTATCCTCCTACAGCGCAAATATCCATGCAGCAAGGTGAGCTTGCCGCTCGTAACATCGCTGCATTAGTACGCAACAAGACAGAGCTTGAATCCTTTACATTTGATAATAAAGGAACGGTTTGCTCACTTGGTGAAGATGATGCTATTGGTGTTGTATTTGGGAAAAAGATTACAGGTACTAAGGCAGCATTTATGAAAAAGGTTATCGACAATCGTGCCCTTTATATGATTGGCGGCGCAGGTCTTGTTATGAAAAAAGGTAAACTTAAGGTATTCTAA
- a CDS encoding NifU family protein has translation MEEQQMFEQVQEVLDKLRPFLLRDGGDCELVDVEDGIVKLRLLGACGSCPSSTITLKAGIERALLEEVPGVVEVEQVF, from the coding sequence ATGGAAGAACAACAAATGTTTGAGCAAGTTCAAGAAGTATTAGATAAATTACGTCCATTTCTTCTTCGCGATGGCGGGGATTGCGAATTAGTAGATGTAGAAGATGGTATTGTTAAGCTCCGCTTGCTAGGTGCGTGCGGCAGCTGCCCAAGTTCCACCATCACATTAAAAGCAGGTATCGAAAGAGCCCTTTTAGAAGAAGTTCCAGGTGTTGTAGAAGTAGAACAAGTATTTTAA
- a CDS encoding D-glycerate dehydrogenase: MKPYVYITRKLPEEILKPLQQKYEVNMWEHEDIPVPKEVLLLESKKADALLTVLSDSIDESIFAAGNNLKVVANLAVGFDNIDIKSASREGIAVCNTPDVLTDTTADLTFGLLMATARRIVEAAEFVKEGKWVSWSPLLLAGQDIHHKTLGIVGMGKIGETVAKRATGFDMNILYHNRSRKPEIEQQLSAVYVSFDELVEKSDYIVCLTPLTAETMSMFTREVFKKMKQSAIFINASRGPVVDEQALYEALVAGDIAGAGLDVFEKEPINAEHPLLKLANVVALPHIGSSSIETRVAMMQLCIENIEAIIEGKPPKTLVNKDWMPLVKA, from the coding sequence ATGAAGCCTTACGTTTATATTACCCGGAAGCTTCCGGAAGAAATATTGAAACCACTACAGCAAAAATATGAAGTGAACATGTGGGAGCATGAAGATATTCCCGTCCCAAAAGAGGTTTTATTGTTAGAATCAAAAAAAGCGGATGCGCTGCTGACAGTTCTATCGGATTCCATCGATGAAAGTATTTTTGCTGCAGGAAACAATTTAAAGGTTGTGGCAAACCTAGCAGTGGGATTTGATAATATTGACATAAAGTCCGCTAGCAGAGAGGGAATTGCTGTTTGTAATACGCCCGATGTTTTAACGGACACAACAGCAGATTTAACTTTCGGTTTGCTTATGGCAACCGCTCGCAGGATTGTCGAAGCTGCAGAGTTTGTGAAAGAGGGAAAATGGGTAAGCTGGAGCCCCTTACTTTTAGCAGGTCAGGATATTCACCATAAAACCCTTGGTATTGTGGGAATGGGGAAAATCGGCGAAACTGTTGCCAAACGAGCAACTGGTTTTGATATGAACATTCTATATCATAACCGTTCAAGAAAACCTGAGATCGAGCAGCAGCTGAGTGCTGTATATGTGTCTTTTGATGAGCTCGTGGAAAAATCCGATTATATAGTTTGTCTAACTCCGCTTACTGCCGAAACAATGAGCATGTTTACCCGTGAGGTTTTTAAAAAAATGAAACAGTCTGCAATTTTCATTAATGCTTCTAGAGGGCCTGTTGTCGATGAACAAGCATTGTATGAGGCGCTTGTTGCAGGGGACATTGCTGGTGCAGGGCTAGATGTTTTTGAAAAAGAACCAATCAATGCCGAGCACCCGTTACTTAAGCTGGCCAATGTCGTTGCCCTGCCGCATATCGGCAGCTCTAGTATCGAAACGAGAGTGGCGATGATGCAGTTATGTATTGAAAATATCGAAGCAATTATAGAAGGAAAACCTCCAAAGACGCTGGTGAATAAAGATTGGATGCCCTTAGTGAAGGCTTGA
- a CDS encoding TIGR01457 family HAD-type hydrolase — protein sequence MKKYKGYLIDLDGTMYKGTERIEAASDFVKNLRDHGIPYLFVTNNSSRTPAQVAEKLKGFDIPAEEKLVFTTSQATANYIYEQKNDASVYVIGEEGIRTAIGEKGLQFAGEDADFVVVGIDRSISYEKLAVACLAVRNGATFISTNGDIAIPTERGLLPGNGSLTSVITVSTQTNPIFIGKPESIIMEQALKVLGTAKEETLMVGDNYDTDISAGMNAGIDTLLVHTGVTTKELLSGYDRMPTYSIDTLDKWEL from the coding sequence ATGAAAAAATATAAAGGCTATTTGATTGATTTAGATGGAACGATGTATAAAGGAACAGAGCGGATTGAAGCGGCCTCCGACTTTGTCAAAAATCTTCGGGATCACGGTATCCCTTATTTATTTGTGACCAATAATTCGTCGAGAACGCCGGCACAGGTAGCTGAAAAACTAAAGGGTTTTGACATCCCTGCTGAAGAAAAGCTTGTGTTTACGACAAGTCAGGCAACTGCTAATTATATATATGAACAAAAAAATGATGCTTCCGTTTATGTTATTGGAGAAGAGGGAATTCGGACAGCCATTGGAGAAAAAGGACTGCAATTTGCCGGAGAAGATGCTGATTTTGTAGTGGTAGGAATCGACCGCTCGATTAGCTATGAAAAATTGGCTGTTGCCTGCCTGGCAGTTCGTAACGGAGCAACATTTATATCTACAAATGGCGACATTGCGATACCAACGGAGAGGGGACTGCTCCCAGGCAATGGGTCGCTGACATCGGTTATTACCGTTTCCACTCAAACAAATCCAATTTTTATCGGCAAGCCTGAATCGATTATTATGGAACAGGCCTTAAAGGTTTTAGGAACGGCAAAAGAAGAAACCCTTATGGTTGGTGATAATTATGATACTGACATATCAGCGGGAATGAATGCCGGTATTGATACATTATTAGTTCATACAGGAGTAACGACGAAAGAATTGCTGTCCGGATATGACAGGATGCCGACTTATTCGATTGATACCTTAGATAAGTGGGAACTATAA
- a CDS encoding cytosolic protein produces the protein MGKNDSKKYTELSTVEKQQNVLTAQEFPEGPYGSSIKKDEPVQNKSTPWKEGQRKYSAYNYEFKSLHEDLPRQIEGAHPPHDEPNTNIKPPYSNQ, from the coding sequence ATGGGAAAAAATGACTCTAAAAAATATACAGAATTATCTACTGTTGAAAAACAACAAAATGTTCTTACTGCCCAGGAATTTCCCGAAGGTCCATATGGATCCTCCATAAAAAAAGATGAGCCAGTGCAAAATAAGAGTACGCCTTGGAAAGAAGGACAGCGAAAATATAGTGCCTATAATTACGAATTCAAGTCACTTCATGAGGATCTACCTCGGCAAATAGAAGGTGCTCATCCACCCCACGATGAGCCGAATACAAATATTAAGCCGCCTTATTCTAACCAGTAA
- a CDS encoding YuzB family protein: protein MFKPIIEFCISNLANGAQKALEKLQRDPNLDIIEYGCLGYCGKCAMTLYALVNGEVVTGSTPDELVDNIYQYLDENPMF from the coding sequence ATGTTTAAACCTATCATTGAATTTTGTATTAGCAACCTAGCAAACGGTGCTCAAAAGGCACTTGAAAAACTACAAAGAGATCCTAACTTGGATATTATTGAATATGGTTGCCTCGGCTACTGCGGAAAATGTGCCATGACTCTATATGCTCTTGTTAATGGAGAAGTCGTAACAGGAAGCACACCTGATGAGCTGGTTGATAACATTTACCAGTATCTCGATGAGAATCCAATGTTTTAA
- a CDS encoding DUF86 domain-containing protein, whose product MYFVDREKIEATLVYLEGQINLFRGQKDWSTPIEKTALERLGQMMIESVLDVGNAMIDGFIMRDPGSYEDIIDILIDEKVITAQSGESLKILVQYRKVLVQDYIKIDHRELQEQFSKHLPELVNFSANVRNYFTNELGPVSAFKK is encoded by the coding sequence ATGTATTTTGTTGACAGAGAAAAAATTGAAGCGACTTTAGTTTATTTAGAAGGACAAATCAATCTCTTCCGTGGCCAAAAGGATTGGTCAACCCCAATTGAAAAGACAGCATTAGAGCGTTTAGGCCAAATGATGATTGAGTCAGTTCTAGATGTTGGAAATGCCATGATTGATGGCTTTATCATGCGTGACCCAGGCAGTTATGAGGACATTATTGACATATTAATCGACGAAAAGGTTATCACAGCTCAATCTGGGGAAAGTTTAAAAATCCTTGTTCAATATCGAAAAGTGCTTGTCCAGGATTACATAAAAATTGACCATCGTGAACTTCAGGAACAGTTTTCAAAGCACCTTCCGGAATTAGTAAATTTTTCGGCAAATGTACGTAATTATTTCACGAATGAATTAGGACCAGTTTCGGCGTTTAAAAAATGA